In the genome of Metabacillus litoralis, the window TTTTTATTTATCCTATTAAATTCATCTATCATCTTTTGTATCTCAATTTCAAGTTCTTTTTCTTTTAATCCTAAATACAGGGTTTACCGGAATATTTTTTTTTGTAGATGTACCAATCCGCAAATGATTTTGAACCTTTAGATGTATTAGCTGATTCACCAATTTCCTTCTGTTGTTTGTAAGTTAATGTCTCAAAACCATCCAAACGAATACTCTAGAGAAACGATATGGTCATCATTCAGTTTTTGTCATTTTTTCCATATAAAGCAAAATACTCAGTTCTAATAATATCATCAGTATTTTTTATTTTCTCTTTCTTTGTATTTTTAGAAGATGGCGATGCTCTTCTTGATTTAGCATATGTCCTCATCAGGAATTTTCCTTTTTGCTGTCAAAGCAGTGACTCCATACAAAAAAGCACTTGTTGCCTAAAAAGACATTCAAGCGCTTCATAGTTATCTAAAAATATTTCATTTATGGACTTCCCTTATCTAATCTATTTTATTAAATTGGATTATCTGGATATTCATTTAAATATCTTTCAATCAACTCTTTACTCTCAACATCATCTGGTTCATTCCCTAAATATTTATACTCCCAAATAACCAACTGATCATCAAAGCTATAATTTGTATCAAACCAGTTAGTATAATCATAGTGAATATTAAATTTCCCATTATCCTCTAGAGATAATGTAAACGAATACCATACCTCTTGCTGATAGTCAGTGAAAACTTTTCTTAGTTTGTCACTCAGCTCAAATAAGTTTCTCTCCATTTGCTTAAACTGCTCTTTATTAATATTAAATTCAAGAGGAATTTCTAGACTATATTTATAGTTAAACTCATCTTCTGGAGTATTATAGAAGAAGTAAGTACCTCCACCTGTTTCTGACACTTGAGCATACATATAAAATTTAACCCATTTTTCTGGAATCATTGCATTAACCGCTTCAGCAATTTTTCTATACAATTGGTTCATTTCTTGTTCCATAGTCAAAAATATCATCCTCCAGATTGGTTTTTAATAATTTTTTTAACAGCCCTTTTTCCTTCAACTTTATAAAAAATCTCAAAACTACTTGGTCGTAGAGAATCTCCATTATAAACAGGTTCAATCCTTACAGATACCTTCTTCGGTGGGACTTCTTTCAAAGCATTTGCCCAAACCGTCTCCATCTTATACCACTCTCCACCGGAACGGTTAATTTGGCTATTCTGAGCAACAAGATTATCAATATCACCCGAACCATGAAACTGACTCCCAATTAAATGTCCGCCGTCATCATCAGGTAACCTGTCTTCTCTACCGGCAGCTCTTTGCATTCCTAAATTTCTATCCGCTTCCTGTAATATCAGATTGTCGGCTTCTACATCGACTATTCTTCCTAATTCATCCGTTGTATATTTATATCCATCTTGAGTCACATAGCGAACATTAGGTGCAAGTTCTTTTCTTCCTCTTTTTCCTTTTGTAAAATGTTCGCCATAGTTTACGTCATCAATTTCTTTAATGTTATTAACCTTTTCACCCGTACCCTATGTTGTAATCTTAAAAGCTTCTAATAAAAAAACCTATCTAAAACTCTATTAAACTACTTCCTTCTCTTTTATTATCGGTAGTTCATAGGCTGTTTTATGCTTCATCATGCCGTAAATAATGTTCACAAGCCTTCTCATTATGCACACCAATGCTTGCCCCTTTGTTTTGCCTTCTTTAAGTTTCCTTTGGTAGTAAGCATGAAACACAGGATTCCTCGGCAGTTTACTCCCTTTTGCTACTTGCACTTGCTGTACGGCGAGGTTATAAAATAAGGCGTGCAGCGCCCTATTTCCCTGTTTACTTTTTTGTTCCTTGCCTTTCCCACCAGACCCAAAGTAAACAGGCGCAATACCCGCAAATCGTGCTAATTTATTGGCATTGGGAAAACGTCTTACGTCACCTATCTCTGCAATTAAAGCGGAAGCTGTCACAAGGTCAATTCCTGGCATGGAGTTTAGTTGAAAGTCTAGTAAACTCAATAACTGTTTTAATTCTCCTTCCACATAGTTCATTTCCTTCTTTTTAAACACAATGTCTCGAACGATGCTTCTTACTAGAAAGTCGCGTGTTTCTTGATGTTCTTTCGCAGTGCGTCCATCTTCTTTTACAAGCTTTAATATGTCATTAGCCTTTTTCACGGAACATGTATTGTTACTGGCTTCTAATAAAAAAGTGGTCAACTCTTGTAAGGTTATACTCTCTAAACAAGATGGTGACGGATATCGTTTCCAAAATGCCAATGCCGTTTTTCCATCTACTTCTGAGAAAAACTTCTTATAGCTTGGATAATGGTGGCTCAATTGAATGTGCAGTTGGTTCTTTAAAGCACCTTGAGCTTTCACCAACGCATTTCTTCTAGTGACCAATTGTTGTATCGACCAAAATAAATCATGTGGTTTAGCGTCAGGCAATTGGCTAAGTTGTCTTACCAAATACAGGTGTCAACCCTTCTTCTGTCAGTTTATCAATATCTAGTAAAAATGTTGAGAAAGCGGACGGTTTATTTTCAACCTTTATTTCATCTAGTTTTTCCTGCCAACAATTAATAATCACTGCCACATGGTGCTGTTTATGCAAGTCTACACCCACATAAATATGTTTCTGCTTTTCATGCATCGTTCATCCTCCTATTCAGTTGTCAATTATTGAATGAAAATGCCGGCAACCTTAGTTCGAGCGTTCACCTTCTGGTGCGCATTGGTACGAAAGCCTATCCATTTTCAACCTTACAGAAGAACTTATAAGAAAATGAGTCCCTTTTTTAAGTAATCTTTTAAATTATTGCTTCATGTTTGCCATTTGCTTGTATTTGTCCATATGTATAAATCCCTTGATAAAAACTTTCTCGGTCTAATATTCGCTTCACTTTTACTTTCGTAAATGCTTTCCCATGCGTTGTTTGATACCCTTCTTCATTCAATACTTCTGCCAACCTAGACAGTGACCATTTCCTATGTAGCTGTTTAAGCTCAAACAACCGTATTACTACTTTTGCATGACCTTTATGTATCTTGTTCTTTTTCACCCTTTTGTTTCGTATAACCAAATGTTGCTCTACCTCCTGCATCCCCACCTTCCTTCGCCTTTTTATTTCTCCCTTTTGTTAGTTTTAGGGCTATTTCAAGTCGTTGGTATTGGTCTAATAACTCCATTAAGCCATTGACCAAAAAGTCGTTTGGGTCTTTTTTGTGAATGCTGTAATATGGTTGTTCAATGCTTTTAATGTCACATCCATATTTCTTTAACTCTCGTTGTATCAACACCTTTACTATATCCGACCTCCATAATCGGCTTGTGTTCAGTACTACCACATAATCAATTTGGACAGACGAAAGGTGAGCCAACATTTCCTGTAAGCCCACCCTGTCTATTTCTAATGCTTCTTCATTTAGTTTTGCGCCACTAATTCCTTCATCTCTAAAAATATGTATCAAGTTCAAGTTATTCTCTTCACAATATGCTTTAATTTCATCTTCTTGATATTTCAAGCTATATCCATCTCTTGCCTGCCCTTGAGTTGAGACTCGTATATACCCAACAACGTTCAACTTTTCACCCTCCCGTTACATAAATTTTAATTTTCGTAACGCTTTTTAACGAATAGCGAGTATTATACGACCCTCTCTAGTAAAAATACAACCAAATTTTTGTCTGCCCTGATGCTAAACTAGTAACCTTCTTACGTAACCTACCTTTTATCGCCAAGAGCTTTGTCATTCTCGTTAGTTTTTTAGCCATTCCCTGTCATAACTACCCCTGCCATATAAAATGTCATCTCGCCTAATTATCGTACTTTTCTTACTATCCAATTATTAAAACGATACTCCTTGATGGTACAACCATCATGAGCTTTCGATTTTCATGTAAATCATTTTCTTTTTGTCTCACTCAAAAATCCTCCATTTCTTTTTACTAGATTTATGTATCTGTATCATTACCATCTTTAGCATTACGAGCTTTGTCATTGTCTTTAGTTTGTCTGTTTTACAGTATCATAAGTCTTCCTGCCACTTAAAATGTCATCTCGCCTGTTTATATTATTATTTTCACAAACAAAGTACTAAAACAGAATGCCTTGATGGTACAACCTTCATGAGTTATGAATTTCATTAATGCATCATCTATGTTGACCAAGATCTAAAACTTTAATAAAAAACACCTGTTGCTCAAAAGGCAATCAGGTGCTTTCTTCTATACTCTAAAATTTATCCATTATTAATATCACATTCAATTTCCTATATTTTCAACTTGTACTGTCTATTCAAGTATCCTTAAAAATTCAGTAAAGTTATCTGCCAAATTATATGTAACAGGCTCAAACTCACCAGATTCTTCATGAGACCATATACAAACAGATGGATTATTTTTATCTGTTCTAAAATCTAAACATACAAAGTCACCCGCAAATACACTAGCTATTGGCAATACCTCTGCCCCTAATAAGTCTTCGTTATCAGTTAACCTTTCACCTATTTGTGAAAATACAACATCTATGTCATAAATTCCTTTTGGATGATTCTCAATATCATCTAATATACACAAAAACCTTTCTATCGCATAACCACGGTTGTTACACTCAAATGTTGCTTCCTCAACCTCTACACCATTATTTTCTTTTATAAATTCTAAGAAAGACTCTGGTAATAAAAGTCTCCAAAACTTTTCGTGATTTTTTATTAATTTATCAGAAGGCAATGGCCTTACTATAGTGTCCTGTTTGATTTTCATATTTGTTCTCCTTTCTTTACTAGTTATCTCGGAGCATCTGCCCACATTCCAGTAGATCTTCCACCATTATGAATAGTTATATTGTGTATTCCAAAAGGTACTAGCTCCATTTTACCTGGTACTTCAGTATGGTGCCATGTCATACCTTCTGGCCTTCCTCCAATTATGTTATCTAGCCATTCAAATTGTGCCTCGTCAGACTTTAACCAGAGACTTT includes:
- a CDS encoding HNH endonuclease signature motif containing protein translates to MPYPKLIKEKAIEDGLIPNVNVIKADGMRYGFADFKSAGLVVETKDLPESLWLKSDEAQFEWLDNIIGGRPEGMTWHHTEVPGKMELVPFGIHNITIHNGGRSTGMWADAPR
- a CDS encoding DNA/RNA non-specific endonuclease; the encoded protein is MKEIDDVNYGEHFTKGKRGRKELAPNVRYVTQDGYKYTTDELGRIVDVEADNLILQEADRNLGMQRAAGREDRLPDDDGGHLIGSQFHGSGDIDNLVAQNSQINRSGGEWYKMETVWANALKEVPPKKVSVRIEPVYNGDSLRPSSFEIFYKVEGKRAVKKIIKNQSGG
- a CDS encoding SMI1/KNR4 family protein, whose protein sequence is MKIKQDTIVRPLPSDKLIKNHEKFWRLLLPESFLEFIKENNGVEVEEATFECNNRGYAIERFLCILDDIENHPKGIYDIDVVFSQIGERLTDNEDLLGAEVLPIASVFAGDFVCLDFRTDKNNPSVCIWSHEESGEFEPVTYNLADNFTEFLRILE
- a CDS encoding immunity protein YezG family protein; protein product: MEQEMNQLYRKIAEAVNAMIPEKWVKFYMYAQVSETGGGTYFFYNTPEDEFNYKYSLEIPLEFNINKEQFKQMERNLFELSDKLRKVFTDYQQEVWYSFTLSLEDNGKFNIHYDYTNWFDTNYSFDDQLVIWEYKYLGNEPDDVESKELIERYLNEYPDNPI